Proteins from a genomic interval of Epinephelus fuscoguttatus linkage group LG16, E.fuscoguttatus.final_Chr_v1:
- the nkx1.2la gene encoding NK1 transcription factor related 2-like,a — protein MLDPKDRGVTMTSTHKISFSIIDILDPNKFNSRRGNELVKEKFSVPHEEGTSLESDSTAGGHFRVEGTKAGEETGDEHTAAPRHHAVDPLHLSLPAEPDPCLTAEQDDAEPAAPMQDPSPHKRRRTDQACAKPRRARTAFTYEQLVALENKFRATRYLSVCERLNLALSLSLTETQVKIWFQNRRTKWKKQNPGADSTLQPGSNSLVNVSPNPPTCGTSPASFHQTFPSFSSGNVIFHTAGGVPLSSTGGLLHPFMSSGFVQPTYFNPHL, from the exons ATGCTGGACCCCAAGGACCGTGGAGTGACCATGACGTCCACTCATAAGATTTCCTTTTCTATTATTGATATATTGGATCCGAACAAATTTAACAGCAGAAGGGGAAACGAACTTGTCAAGGAGAAGTTCTCTGTGCCACATGAGGAGGGAACAAGTTTGGAGTCGGACAGCACTGCAGGCGGACACTTCAGAGTTGAGGGCACGAAAGCAG GTGAAGAGACAGGAGATGAACACACTGCAGCCCCCAGGCATCATGCAGTCGACCCCCTTCACCTCTCCTTACCGGCTGAGCCAGATCCCTGTCTCACCGCTGAACAGGACGACGCAGAGCCAGCCGCCCCCATGCAGGACCCCTCACCGCACAAGCGTCGACGCACAGACCAGGCCTGTGCCAAGCCGCGGCGCGCCAGAACAGCGTTCACCTACGAGCAGCTGGTCGCTCTGGAGAACAAGTTCCGCGCGACTCGTTACCTGTCCGTGTGCGAGAGACTAAACCTGGCCCTGTCCTTGAGTCTGACCGAAACCCAGGTGAAAATCTGGTTCCAGAACAGGAGGACCAAATGGAAAAAGCAGAACCCCGGGGCGGACAGCACCTTGCAGCCCGGCTCCAACTCCCTGGTCAATGTCAGTCCAAACCCGCCCACCTGCGGGACGAGCCCCGCCAGCTTCCACCAAACTTTCCCCAGCTTCAGCTCTGGGAATGTGATCTTCCACACGGCCGGTGGTGTTCCGCTTTCATCCACTGGGGGGCTCCTGCATCCCTTCATGTCCAGTGGTTTTGTCCAGCCGACTTATTTTAATCCACATCTATGA